Proteins encoded together in one Bacteroidota bacterium window:
- a CDS encoding aminotransferase class V-fold PLP-dependent enzyme, which produces MNTSSHFLPYRQNIIGIDQTFVSPCGKVLPIVYADWIASGRMYAPIEKRMREEILPFVANTHTEANATGTAMTHAYHKAREVIRAHVNAAEEDILIIAGSGMTGAVNKLQRILGMRVHEQYAPLIKLNDDERPVVFITHMEHHSNQTSWLETIAEVVIIPPTDNGLVNPDALGELLKKYASRKLKIAAITACSNVTGIITPYQEIARQIHAAGGYCFVDFACSAPYVNIDMHPEEDGAHLDAIYFSPHKFLGGPGTSGVLIFNKKLYKNHVPDHPGGGTVTWTNPWGTRLYHDSIEEREDGGTPAFLQTIRTALCIKLKEEMGTENILAREHELVDFFWNRLGSIPNLHFLAPQHADRLGVLSFYIDGLNFNHGVKLLNDKFGIQVRGGCACAATYGHFLFDVNKQQSDSIMSMVTHGDFSQKPGWIRLSVHPTMTNEEAEYIASSISQLAQNHAQWLLEYEIDLAHQRIAPRQLAKGADMKEKMEELLNMPLA; this is translated from the coding sequence ATGAATACTTCTTCCCATTTTCTGCCTTACAGGCAAAATATTATTGGTATAGACCAAACCTTCGTTTCTCCCTGTGGTAAGGTTTTACCGATTGTGTATGCCGACTGGATTGCCAGCGGCCGGATGTATGCACCTATTGAAAAACGAATGCGCGAAGAAATTTTGCCATTTGTAGCCAATACGCATACTGAAGCCAATGCAACAGGCACGGCCATGACACATGCTTACCACAAAGCACGCGAAGTAATTCGTGCACATGTAAATGCCGCCGAAGAAGATATACTCATTATTGCCGGCAGCGGAATGACCGGTGCGGTGAATAAGCTGCAGCGTATTCTGGGCATGCGTGTGCATGAACAATATGCGCCGTTAATCAAACTGAATGATGATGAGCGGCCGGTGGTATTTATTACACACATGGAGCATCATTCAAACCAGACAAGCTGGCTTGAGACGATTGCCGAAGTGGTTATCATTCCACCCACAGACAACGGTCTTGTGAATCCCGATGCATTGGGTGAGCTATTGAAAAAATACGCATCACGCAAGCTGAAAATAGCAGCCATTACGGCCTGTTCCAATGTAACCGGAATTATTACGCCCTATCAGGAAATTGCCCGTCAGATACATGCCGCAGGTGGTTACTGCTTTGTAGATTTTGCCTGTTCGGCACCTTATGTAAATATAGATATGCACCCCGAAGAGGATGGTGCACATCTTGATGCGATTTATTTTTCGCCACATAAGTTTTTGGGTGGACCCGGCACCAGCGGTGTGCTTATCTTCAACAAAAAACTCTACAAAAACCACGTACCTGACCATCCCGGAGGCGGCACGGTTACATGGACCAACCCCTGGGGCACAAGGCTCTATCACGATTCGATTGAAGAGCGTGAAGACGGTGGCACACCTGCTTTTCTGCAAACCATACGAACAGCACTCTGCATCAAGCTAAAGGAAGAAATGGGCACCGAAAACATTCTTGCCCGCGAGCATGAGCTGGTTGATTTCTTCTGGAACAGGCTCGGCAGTATCCCTAATCTTCACTTCCTTGCTCCACAGCATGCCGACCGGCTTGGCGTACTTTCATTTTATATTGACGGGCTTAATTTCAACCACGGCGTAAAACTGCTGAATGATAAATTCGGCATACAGGTGCGTGGAGGCTGTGCCTGCGCTGCCACCTACGGGCACTTCCTGTTTGATGTAAACAAACAACAGTCAGACTCAATTATGAGCATGGTGACACACGGCGACTTTTCTCAGAAGCCGGGCTGGATACGACTTTCCGTACACCCCACCATGACCAACGAAGAGGCGGAATATATTGCCTCAAGCATTTCACAACTGGCGCAAAACCATGCACAATGGCTGCTTGAATACGAGATCGACCTTGCGCATCAGCGTATAGCGCCGAGACAACTTGCCAAAGGTGCAGACATGAAGGAGAAGATGGAAGAGTTGCTGAATATGCCTCTCGCGTAA
- a CDS encoding 3-phosphoshikimate 1-carboxyvinyltransferase, with the protein MKFVTLRHPTGILQGTVELPLSKSECNRLLIISALLGNNCDTLPVSEAEDSQTLQQLILQSKQENSSDVYDVGAAGTTMRFLTALFSITPGVRILTGSERMKERPIGELVNALRQLGAEIEYIDREGYAPLRITGKKLSGGEVMMSGNVSSQFVTALLLIAPVFHNGLVIRFTSEVVSVPYINMTMRLMERYGAAALWHDDVLSVSPQAYSTEDTQVVIERDWSAAAPWFAMAALAREADLVLAGLHENSLQGDRVLADLAPFWGLSATFENGGLRLRKAGSHCLNFAFDFEDCPDIAQSVSVIAAGLRMPTLLNGLQTLRIKETDRIAALQTELGKLNIRTTANNISLEITETSPLPASVAIDTYKDHRMAMSFAPLALRMNGLRINDPDVVRKSYPGFWEELKKTGFEIGT; encoded by the coding sequence ATGAAGTTCGTCACCCTGCGCCATCCTACAGGCATCCTTCAAGGTACAGTTGAGTTGCCGCTTTCAAAAAGCGAATGTAACCGCCTGCTCATTATCAGCGCGCTATTGGGCAACAACTGCGATACTTTGCCTGTGAGTGAGGCTGAAGATTCGCAAACCCTTCAACAACTCATACTTCAGTCGAAACAGGAAAACAGCAGTGATGTATATGATGTAGGTGCAGCAGGAACGACCATGCGTTTTCTCACGGCCCTGTTTTCTATTACGCCCGGTGTGCGCATACTTACCGGCTCTGAGCGTATGAAGGAAAGGCCCATTGGCGAACTGGTAAATGCGCTGAGGCAACTGGGGGCTGAAATTGAATACATTGACCGGGAAGGCTATGCCCCGCTCAGGATTACCGGAAAAAAACTCAGTGGCGGCGAAGTGATGATGAGCGGCAATGTAAGCAGTCAGTTTGTGACTGCACTCCTGCTTATCGCGCCAGTATTTCACAACGGGCTTGTGATCCGGTTCACCAGCGAGGTTGTTTCGGTGCCTTACATCAATATGACCATGCGTTTGATGGAACGGTATGGCGCAGCGGCACTCTGGCACGATGACGTGCTTTCAGTAAGTCCGCAGGCCTATTCGACCGAAGATACGCAGGTGGTTATTGAACGCGACTGGAGCGCAGCTGCGCCTTGGTTTGCAATGGCGGCGCTGGCCCGGGAGGCTGATCTGGTACTGGCTGGTTTACACGAAAACAGCCTGCAGGGCGATCGTGTGCTGGCGGATCTTGCACCTTTCTGGGGGCTCTCGGCCACTTTTGAAAACGGCGGCCTGCGCCTGCGTAAAGCTGGCAGTCACTGCCTGAATTTTGCATTTGATTTTGAAGACTGTCCCGACATTGCCCAGTCGGTTTCGGTAATTGCTGCCGGACTTCGTATGCCCACGCTGCTCAACGGACTGCAAACACTTCGCATTAAGGAAACTGACCGCATTGCCGCACTCCAGACCGAACTCGGCAAACTCAACATCCGCACCACCGCAAACAACATCAGCCTAGAAATTACAGAAACCTCGCCCCTGCCAGCTTCTGTAGCCATAGATACCTATAAGGATCATCGTATGGCAATGTCGTTTGCACCGCTTGCCCTGCGGATGAACGGACTAAGGATAAACGATCCCGATGTGGTTCGAAAGTCGTATCCCGGTTTCTGGGAAGAGCTGAAAAAAACAGGCTTTGAAATTGGCACCTGA
- a CDS encoding proline dehydrogenase family protein — MISFDNTAVAFSGKSDADLRRSYWLFRMIGSPVFVNIGKALATFAINFRLPVKGIIKATIFKQFVGGENIEECSRTVAELGKYKVGTILDYSVEGKESETDFDHGAEEIIATVNRARNDANIPFCVFKVTGLARFALLEKVSAGQTLSEDEAAEWQRVHKRVEKICTTARDAHKPIFIDAEESWIQQAIDDLADDMMELCNKQEAIVYNTFQLYRKDRLDFLKASHRKASEKGYFIGAKLVRGAYMEKERARASQMGYASPIQDTKENSDRDYDLAVRFCIEHIDRVALCAGTHNENSSRQLAALLHGKNIPHNHRHVFFSQLLGMSDHISFNLSHAGYNVAKYVPYGPVRDVLPYLIRRAQENTSVKGQTGRELSLIIKEKERRKNK, encoded by the coding sequence ATGATTTCATTCGACAATACAGCAGTGGCATTTTCCGGTAAATCGGATGCTGATCTGCGTCGCTCTTACTGGCTGTTCCGTATGATTGGCAGCCCTGTTTTTGTAAATATTGGCAAAGCCCTTGCTACGTTTGCAATCAATTTCCGGCTTCCGGTTAAAGGAATTATCAAGGCCACTATCTTCAAACAGTTTGTAGGTGGTGAAAACATTGAAGAATGCAGCCGTACTGTTGCCGAACTGGGTAAGTACAAAGTGGGCACCATTCTCGATTATTCGGTTGAAGGGAAAGAGTCGGAAACCGATTTTGATCATGGTGCAGAAGAAATTATTGCCACGGTTAACCGCGCCCGGAACGATGCGAATATTCCTTTTTGTGTATTCAAAGTAACGGGCCTTGCCAGGTTTGCCTTGCTTGAGAAAGTAAGTGCCGGCCAAACACTCTCTGAAGATGAAGCCGCCGAATGGCAGCGGGTACATAAACGTGTAGAAAAAATATGCACCACTGCCCGCGATGCGCACAAACCGATTTTTATTGATGCCGAGGAAAGCTGGATTCAACAAGCCATTGACGATCTGGCCGATGATATGATGGAGCTTTGCAACAAGCAGGAAGCTATCGTTTACAATACATTCCAGCTTTACCGCAAAGATCGTCTGGATTTTCTCAAAGCATCGCATCGGAAAGCCTCAGAAAAAGGCTATTTCATTGGCGCAAAACTTGTGCGCGGAGCCTATATGGAGAAAGAACGTGCACGGGCTTCGCAAATGGGCTATGCTTCTCCCATTCAGGATACAAAAGAAAACAGCGACCGCGACTACGACCTTGCCGTGCGCTTCTGTATTGAGCATATTGATCGTGTGGCGCTTTGCGCAGGTACACACAATGAAAACAGTTCGCGCCAGCTTGCTGCTTTGCTTCACGGAAAGAATATTCCGCACAATCATCGCCATGTGTTCTTTTCGCAGCTTCTTGGCATGAGTGATCACATCAGTTTCAACCTCTCGCATGCCGGATACAATGTAGCAAAATATGTTCCCTACGGGCCTGTGCGCGATGTGTTGCCCTACCTCATCCGCCGTGCTCAGGAAAATACAAGCGTAAAAGGCCAGACCGGCCGCGAGCTCAGCCTGATTATCAAAGAAAAGGAACGGCGCAAAAACAAATAA
- the aroB gene encoding 3-dehydroquinate synthase, which yields MNQINSIPPPVIGSETAYESLDAFLSANSFSRIFIVVDENTLSNCLPRLMHETANLEGAEIIELESGEANKDIEVCTQVWRVLGELGADRKSLIVNLGGGVITDLGGFVAATYKRGIAFVNVPTTLLAMIDAACGGKTGIDLDGLKNEVGVFAHARGVFIDPHFLHTLPKRELLSGFAEAFKHALIADAAYWQLLCTTDPANAEHWEEIIARSVAIKQAVTDADPFEKDLRRVLNFGHTVGHALETFFLEQSQSTLLHGEAVAAGMICETLLSVKYAGLDALQAAEITAQIAQRFPHVHFDASATDRLVELMRHDKKNEDGSIRLSLLTAIGKPVCGIEVNAADLIAAMNQYRTDFVI from the coding sequence GTGAATCAAATCAACAGCATCCCCCCTCCCGTAATCGGCTCAGAAACCGCATACGAATCGCTTGACGCTTTCCTTTCGGCAAATTCATTCTCCCGTATTTTTATTGTGGTGGATGAAAACACACTCAGCAATTGCCTGCCCCGGCTCATGCACGAAACAGCCAATCTGGAAGGTGCCGAAATTATTGAGCTTGAAAGCGGTGAAGCAAACAAAGACATTGAAGTGTGCACGCAGGTGTGGCGCGTATTGGGCGAACTGGGTGCCGACCGGAAAAGCCTGATCGTGAATCTGGGCGGCGGTGTAATTACTGATCTGGGCGGTTTTGTGGCCGCCACATATAAACGCGGCATTGCGTTTGTAAATGTTCCCACCACACTGCTGGCCATGATTGATGCGGCCTGTGGAGGAAAAACCGGAATTGATCTGGATGGTTTGAAAAACGAAGTGGGTGTGTTTGCGCATGCCCGGGGCGTATTTATTGATCCGCATTTTTTGCACACACTGCCCAAACGCGAACTGCTATCGGGTTTTGCAGAGGCATTCAAGCATGCACTTATTGCCGATGCAGCATACTGGCAGCTGCTTTGCACTACTGATCCGGCCAATGCCGAACACTGGGAAGAAATTATTGCCCGTTCAGTTGCAATTAAACAGGCCGTAACTGACGCCGATCCGTTTGAGAAAGACCTGCGCCGTGTGCTGAATTTCGGCCATACCGTGGGGCATGCGCTCGAAACGTTTTTTCTTGAACAATCACAAAGTACATTGCTCCACGGCGAAGCCGTGGCAGCGGGCATGATTTGCGAAACATTGCTTTCCGTGAAATACGCAGGTCTGGATGCGTTGCAGGCTGCCGAAATAACGGCACAAATTGCGCAACGCTTCCCGCATGTACATTTTGACGCCTCTGCTACCGACAGGCTGGTGGAACTTATGCGCCACGATAAAAAAAATGAAGACGGCAGCATCAGGCTTTCCCTACTCACTGCAATTGGAAAACCAGTTTGCGGCATCGAAGTAAACGCGGCTGATTTAATTGCCGCAATGAACCAATACCGCACAGATTTCGTAATATAG
- a CDS encoding T9SS type A sorting domain-containing protein — MKATKTLKSLSLLLAGLFTAGYADAQCTTYDFSSSAGWTQVNTGVAISSTQVTFSGAASGYLPRFVYNNSIPVLSDNSWTCEFDFRIDAGSVGPCATLIGFTEAGSPMINIGGRRLIPNGNPPNIEFANITTIAVYLTRSPIASTNSADWYITAGGKLRTGAYGYSTTSSVTSTASGNINLPAGAQGVTFYARLQRLSPTQGKLSLFSDAARTVSIGSSCFAINAAITGLSSMQIGNLPLNGVTTNLTYGKVDNISICNLNPTLTGPPVLCYNTSGIYKLSNGNSTVTLNCGFTGSTGFSWSAPAGSFLSNGVPGACFTSATGNGSQNGVSPGGSGAITCNVDYGCATVTYSRNVTVEVAPTAAFTTTTPYCSNEAILVNGSSATNETSHQWSLAPCTSAGVLTGSWNSLGNTPGTAGNANLTSLLPAFFPCPAYYKIRLVANNNCGSAISEQVIMVSCLPNVIAGTNTSLCPGGCTGLTSSGATAYSWSPAAGLSSTSVSNPTACPASTTVYTVTGSAPGCPSDAASVTVTVSTLSVNAGADHAMCCNGLYTMAPTVSGGTAPYTYNWSPATGLTCSHGGTHTATSCPAPWVRHCTSVNYVLTVTDAAGCSVTDQITVSTFPCRMEGEAEETALSGESISVYPNPASDEIQVAVSNQVAELIEITDLTGRVVLKTKPQNSLTLLNIAELPQGAYLIKIYTRSHTETREIIIHR; from the coding sequence ATGAAAGCAACAAAAACGCTAAAATCGCTTTCGCTGCTGCTGGCCGGTTTGTTTACGGCCGGATATGCAGATGCGCAATGTACCACGTATGATTTCAGCAGTTCGGCAGGCTGGACGCAAGTAAATACGGGAGTAGCTATCAGTTCAACACAGGTTACATTTAGCGGAGCTGCATCAGGTTACTTGCCCCGTTTTGTGTACAACAATTCAATTCCGGTATTAAGTGACAACAGCTGGACATGTGAATTTGACTTCAGGATTGATGCGGGATCGGTTGGCCCTTGCGCCACACTGATTGGATTTACCGAAGCTGGATCGCCGATGATAAATATTGGCGGCCGAAGACTTATTCCCAATGGAAATCCGCCCAATATTGAATTTGCCAACATTACTACAATTGCTGTTTATCTGACAAGATCACCCATCGCATCCACAAACAGTGCGGATTGGTATATTACTGCCGGGGGAAAATTAAGAACGGGAGCATACGGCTATTCCACCACAAGCAGCGTTACATCTACTGCATCAGGAAACATAAATCTTCCTGCAGGCGCGCAGGGAGTCACTTTTTATGCACGGCTGCAAAGGCTAAGCCCCACCCAAGGTAAGCTCAGTTTATTTTCTGATGCCGCACGTACTGTATCTATTGGCAGTTCCTGTTTTGCAATTAATGCCGCAATTACCGGGTTGTCTTCCATGCAAATCGGCAATCTCCCATTAAATGGCGTTACTACCAATCTTACCTATGGTAAAGTGGATAACATTTCTATCTGCAACCTTAATCCTACACTAACGGGGCCTCCTGTACTTTGCTACAACACATCGGGTATTTATAAACTTTCAAACGGAAACAGCACAGTAACATTAAACTGCGGTTTTACGGGTTCTACCGGATTCAGCTGGTCGGCGCCAGCGGGGTCTTTTTTGAGCAATGGTGTACCGGGAGCCTGTTTCACGTCGGCAACCGGCAACGGTTCGCAAAACGGAGTTTCGCCGGGCGGCAGTGGCGCCATCACTTGTAATGTAGATTATGGATGTGCTACTGTTACTTACAGCCGAAATGTAACAGTAGAAGTTGCGCCCACCGCAGCATTTACCACCACCACCCCTTACTGCTCGAATGAGGCAATACTTGTTAACGGAAGTTCTGCAACCAACGAAACCAGTCACCAGTGGAGTCTTGCGCCTTGTACCTCGGCGGGTGTACTTACCGGTTCGTGGAATAGTTTGGGGAATACACCGGGAACGGCGGGCAATGCGAATCTCACCTCTTTGCTGCCAGCATTTTTCCCTTGCCCGGCCTATTATAAAATCCGACTTGTAGCGAACAACAATTGCGGATCGGCAATCAGCGAACAGGTAATTATGGTGAGTTGCCTGCCAAACGTAATTGCCGGCACAAACACCTCGCTTTGTCCGGGCGGTTGTACGGGTCTGACTTCTTCGGGCGCTACTGCTTACAGCTGGTCGCCGGCAGCCGGATTAAGCAGCACAAGTGTTTCGAATCCCACTGCCTGTCCTGCTTCAACAACTGTATATACGGTGACTGGTTCTGCTCCGGGCTGCCCTTCTGATGCTGCAAGTGTTACGGTAACGGTGAGTACGCTGAGTGTAAATGCCGGAGCCGATCATGCAATGTGCTGCAACGGACTTTACACAATGGCTCCCACAGTAAGCGGAGGCACTGCGCCTTACACCTACAACTGGTCACCGGCCACAGGACTTACCTGTTCGCATGGCGGCACACATACGGCCACCAGTTGCCCGGCACCCTGGGTACGTCATTGCACATCGGTAAACTATGTACTGACCGTTACGGATGCTGCGGGATGTTCAGTTACCGATCAGATTACGGTAAGCACATTCCCCTGCCGCATGGAGGGAGAAGCCGAAGAAACCGCGCTTTCCGGCGAATCAATTTCAGTATATCCCAACCCGGCATCCGATGAAATTCAGGTAGCCGTTAGCAATCAGGTTGCAGAACTGATTGAAATAACTGATCTCACCGGGCGGGTGGTGTTGAAAACCAAACCCCAAAACAGCCTTACGCTGCTTAATATTGCCGAATTGCCGCAAGGGGCTTATCTGATAAAGATTTATACCCGCTCGCACACCGAAACGCGCGAAATCATTATACATCGTTAA
- a CDS encoding M4 family metallopeptidase gives MKKFRLLGTLLFTASAALNAQSQQEFSGAQASKICPGSSYVVINRQSQVPSFVRFADDAKYTGTEIFTVLKPVLQLRSEDTWQQYRTERDALGFTHTRYQQYLNGVKVKGGEYLVHERNGRVESVNGMFFDHLSVSTTPVIDAGLALSRALSHIGAQRYKWEMPEEEALLKQLNKNANATYYPMGELMVTAARGDIYTRDMRLVWAFDVYADAPLSRRYIYVDATSGEIVHEIDRICHADVNATANTRYSGNQPIVCDQVSASSYRLREAGRGQGVITLDMNNGTNYGSATDFTSTTTTWTSTVDNVAYDAHWGAEETYDYYTSQHNRNGIDNNGFAMYSYVHYSTNYNNAFWDGQRMTYGDGSQSPGGFNPLTSLDVCGHEFTHGVTEYSANLDYSYESGALNESFSDIFGTAIEFYAKPASANFLMGEEISVPAGTPLRSMSNPNQYGDPDCYNGTNYYTGSADNGGVHTNSGVQNYWYYLLCQGGSGTNDLNNAFNVTGQGITKASAIAFRNLTVYLINTSQYADARTYAIQSAQDLYGACTPEVTATANAWYACGVGGPYSAVAAASFSADLTASCTVPAVVNFTNTSTNISNAVWNFGDNNTSTQFSPTHTYTQPGTYTVQLIGSGACGTDTILQTNYISINPPAAPAATPASRCDPGTVTLGASGPGTLYWFAQPTGGTSLAQGNTFTTPVISTTTNYYVQAQTAQAPGNAGPANNNFGTGGQHNNTSTQYLEFTVYQPCTLSTAVVNAGAAGNRTFTLWDNTGNQLQQVTVAVPASGVQTVNVNLPLTPGSYRIGGTQMNLYRNNAGASYPYTLNNVLSITGSSAGSAFYYYLYNWTLTLPDCIGPRVPVTATIGNPAVQYSAAAYDTTCLSLSAFALSGGQPAGGTYSGPGVTNNMFDPMAAGIGTHTLTYTYIDQSNCSTSVTSNVLVEVCTGLASTATGGLVVNVMPNPFSSDPMLEISGTESGEETVITITDVAGRTVFSQRIASAEGQRIQLPAAAWSQGIYLIQVQNGSHRHIQRIIKQH, from the coding sequence ATGAAGAAATTTCGTTTACTAGGTACGTTGCTGTTTACAGCTTCGGCCGCGCTCAATGCGCAGTCACAACAGGAGTTTTCCGGTGCACAGGCTTCTAAAATCTGTCCGGGAAGTTCCTATGTGGTTATAAACCGCCAGTCGCAGGTGCCTTCTTTTGTTCGTTTTGCGGATGATGCAAAATATACCGGCACCGAGATTTTTACTGTTTTGAAGCCTGTGCTTCAGCTGCGCAGCGAAGACACCTGGCAACAGTACCGCACTGAGCGCGATGCCCTTGGTTTTACCCACACCCGTTATCAGCAGTACCTGAATGGCGTGAAGGTAAAAGGAGGTGAATATCTTGTACACGAACGCAACGGCCGTGTAGAATCAGTAAACGGCATGTTTTTCGATCACCTGAGTGTGTCAACCACGCCGGTTATTGATGCAGGACTTGCGCTGAGCCGTGCGCTTTCACACATTGGTGCACAACGCTACAAATGGGAAATGCCCGAAGAGGAAGCCCTGCTTAAGCAATTGAATAAAAATGCCAACGCCACCTATTATCCGATGGGTGAACTGATGGTGACTGCTGCTCGCGGTGATATTTACACACGCGATATGCGTTTAGTATGGGCATTTGACGTTTATGCCGATGCGCCGCTGAGCCGTCGCTACATATACGTGGATGCCACAAGCGGCGAAATTGTGCATGAAATTGACCGCATTTGTCACGCCGATGTGAATGCTACGGCAAACACCCGTTACAGCGGCAATCAGCCGATTGTGTGCGATCAGGTTTCGGCCAGCTCTTACCGTTTGCGTGAAGCAGGCCGCGGCCAGGGTGTAATTACACTCGACATGAACAACGGCACCAACTACGGCAGCGCCACTGATTTTACAAGCACCACCACCACATGGACAAGCACAGTTGACAATGTGGCTTATGATGCACACTGGGGTGCCGAAGAAACCTACGATTACTACACCTCGCAGCACAACCGTAATGGTATTGACAACAATGGCTTTGCCATGTACTCGTATGTGCATTACAGCACCAATTACAACAATGCGTTCTGGGACGGCCAGCGCATGACTTATGGCGACGGCAGTCAATCGCCGGGTGGTTTTAACCCGCTCACCAGCCTTGATGTATGCGGCCACGAGTTTACGCACGGCGTTACGGAGTACAGCGCAAACCTTGATTATTCCTACGAGTCAGGCGCACTCAACGAATCATTCTCTGATATTTTTGGAACAGCCATTGAGTTTTACGCCAAGCCCGCTTCGGCCAACTTCCTCATGGGCGAAGAAATAAGCGTGCCTGCCGGCACACCGCTGCGCAGCATGAGCAACCCGAACCAGTATGGCGATCCCGACTGCTACAACGGCACGAACTACTACACCGGCAGCGCCGATAATGGAGGCGTACACACCAACAGCGGTGTACAAAACTACTGGTACTACCTGCTTTGTCAGGGAGGCAGCGGCACCAACGACCTGAACAATGCATTTAATGTAACCGGCCAGGGTATCACCAAAGCTTCGGCCATTGCATTCCGCAACCTTACGGTGTATCTCATCAACACTTCACAATATGCCGATGCCCGCACCTACGCGATACAGTCGGCTCAGGATCTTTACGGTGCATGCACCCCCGAAGTAACGGCTACTGCAAATGCCTGGTATGCCTGCGGCGTGGGTGGTCCGTATTCAGCCGTGGCTGCGGCTTCTTTCAGTGCTGATTTGACGGCTTCCTGTACTGTGCCTGCTGTGGTAAACTTTACCAACACCAGCACAAACATCAGCAATGCCGTATGGAACTTTGGCGATAACAACACCAGCACACAGTTCAGTCCTACACACACCTACACACAGCCCGGCACCTATACCGTACAGCTCATTGGCAGCGGCGCCTGTGGCACCGATACGATTCTGCAAACAAATTACATCAGCATCAATCCGCCAGCGGCACCCGCAGCCACACCAGCCTCCCGCTGCGATCCGGGCACGGTTACACTTGGCGCCAGCGGCCCCGGCACATTGTATTGGTTTGCTCAGCCCACAGGCGGCACATCACTTGCACAGGGCAACACCTTTACCACACCGGTAATCAGCACCACCACCAATTACTATGTGCAGGCACAAACGGCACAAGCTCCGGGCAATGCCGGCCCTGCCAACAACAATTTCGGCACCGGCGGCCAGCATAACAACACCTCTACACAGTACCTTGAATTTACCGTTTACCAGCCCTGTACACTTTCTACAGCCGTGGTAAATGCAGGGGCTGCGGGTAACCGCACATTCACGTTGTGGGACAATACCGGCAACCAGCTTCAGCAGGTTACAGTGGCCGTTCCGGCTTCAGGTGTACAAACCGTAAACGTGAACCTGCCCCTCACTCCCGGCAGCTACCGCATTGGCGGCACGCAAATGAATCTTTACCGAAACAATGCGGGAGCCAGCTATCCCTACACGCTGAATAATGTACTCAGCATCACAGGCTCATCAGCAGGTTCGGCATTTTATTATTACCTCTATAACTGGACACTCACCCTGCCCGATTGCATTGGCCCCCGCGTGCCGGTTACGGCCACCATTGGCAATCCCGCCGTGCAATACTCTGCCGCAGCGTATGACACAACCTGCCTCTCTCTCTCTGCTTTCGCGCTTAGCGGCGGCCAGCCCGCAGGCGGCACATACAGCGGCCCGGGTGTAACCAATAATATGTTTGACCCGATGGCGGCAGGCATTGGCACACACACGCTCACATACACCTATATCGACCAGAGCAACTGTAGCACTTCAGTTACCAGCAATGTACTTGTGGAAGTATGTACAGGACTTGCTTCAACAGCAACCGGCGGACTTGTGGTGAATGTAATGCCCAACCCGTTCAGCAGCGATCCGATGCTGGAAATCAGCGGTACCGAAAGCGGTGAAGAAACTGTAATTACAATTACCGACGTAGCCGGACGCACCGTTTTTTCTCAGCGCATAGCTTCTGCTGAAGGACAACGCATACAACTCCCGGCGGCAGCATGGTCGCAGGGCATCTATCTGATCCAGGTACAGAACGGCAGCCACAGGCACATTCAACGTATTATTAAGCAACACTAA